In Anas acuta chromosome 5, bAnaAcu1.1, whole genome shotgun sequence, a single window of DNA contains:
- the CIPC gene encoding CLOCK-interacting pacemaker: MAMKSLNHHFSMAATESDKDSGYSDGSSECLSAMEQTDSEDVLNALCWNAEDGPWPCPVTTSNSFPALSPMVVMKNVLVKQGSSSQLQSWTVQPSFEVIPAQPQLVFLHPSIPPPINPHPAGKKRNDSTNYLPILNSYPKIAPQPCKRDHSFDLEDRQETSCHKRLCTEAPKMETSPVSRSTGLPTSPFAHLPVSFKTPQDSSNQQNPSTLVTSGKVSALSGFHRVSADAQKLPGLAPLLPFGTLQAAKCTPHENESAAQTPMQSAVWSPPLIPEETCTTPELLLQQQSKCRRFQNTLVVLRRSGLLEITLKTKELIHQNQVTQAELDRLKHQTQLFIEAIKNNAPQSWAELEASLTGSEKTNSNLEDSAYPNM, translated from the exons ATGGCAATGAAGAGCTTGAACCATCACTTCAGCATGGCGGCAACCGAATCTGACAAGGACTCTGGATATTCAG ATGGAAGTTCAGAGTGCCTGAGTGCGATGGAGCAGACTGACTCGGAGGACGTGCTGAACGCGTTGTGTTGGAACGCAGAGGATGGGCCTTGGCCATGCCCAGTGACCACAAGCAACTCCTTTCCTGCGCTTTCTCCCATGGTCGTAATGAAAAACGTTCTTGTTAAGCAG GGCAgttcttcccagctccagtcTTGGACGGTCCAGCCATCCTTTGAAGTGATTCCAGCTCAGCCGCAGCTAGTGTTTCTTCACCCATCAATCCCACCTCCCATTAACCCTCACCCTgctgggaaaaagagaaatgactcCACTAACTACCTGCCCATCCTGAACTCTTATCCCAAAATAGCACCACAGCCTTGCAAAAGAGATCACTCCTTTGATCTAGAGGATCGTCAGGAAACCAGTTGCCATAAACGACTCTGCACAGAAGCACCCAAGATGGAGACTTCTCCTGTATCAAGGAGCACAGGTTTGCCTACTAGTCCTTTTGCCCACCTACCAGTTAGCTTTAAGACCCCTCAGGATTCTTCTAATCAGCAAAATCCTTCAACTTTAGTGACAAGTGGGAAAGTGTCAGCTCTTTCTGGTTTCCATCGTGTTTCTGCTGATGCTCAGAAACTCCCAGGTCTGGCTCCCCTTTTGCCTTTTGGAACTCTGCAGGCAGCAAAGTGCACCCCTCATGAGAATGAGAGTGCAGCACAGACTCCAATGCAGTCTGCAGTGTGGAGCCCCCCATTGATACCTGAAGAGACTTGCACTACCCCTGAGCTGCTGTTGCAACAGCAAAGCAAGTGCAGACGTTTTCAGAACACACTTGTCGTGCTACGCAGGTCGGGATTGCTGGAGATCACTTTAAAAACCAAGGAGCTCATTCATCAGAACCAGGTGACTCAGGCTGAGCTGGACAGGCTGAAGCACCAAACACAACTGTTCATAGAGGCAATAAAGAACAACGCTCCGCAGTCATGGGCAGAGCTAGAAGCATCTCTAACAGGATCAGAGAAAACTAATAGCAACCTTGAAGACTCCGCTTATCCAAACATGTAG
- the ZDHHC22 gene encoding palmitoyltransferase ZDHHC22: MLVLRLLNVVAPAYFLCISLVTFVLQIFLFIPSMFRDPSTTPLFSPALLHGALFLFLSANALGNYVLVIQSSPEDSGKGLNLGEGAEVVADWLAGSRSPGSALPSTHFCRLCARVTQRHDHHCFFTGNCIGSRNMRNFIMFCLYTSLACLDSLVAGMAYISAALSMSFASPLAFLTLLPHSISQFFSGALLSSEMFVILMLYLWLGIGLACAGFCCHQMLLIVRGQTRYQVRKGVVVRARPWRENLREVFGKRWLLGLLIPVLNVGSDYRRQKGK; encoded by the exons ATGCTAGTTCTCAGGTTGCTCAATGTTGTTGCTCCAGCCTACTTCTTGTGCATCTCCCTAGTGACCTTCGTCCTCCAGATCTTTCTCTTCATCCCCAGCATGTTCAGAGACCCTTCCACCACCCcacttttctctcctgctctgctgcatggggccctcttcctcttcctctcagCTAATGCCCTGGGCAACTACGTCCTGGTGATCCAGAGCTCCCCCGAGGACTCGGGCAAGGGCTTAAACTTGGGCGAAGGAGCCGAAGTGGTGGCGGACTGGCTGGCTGGAAGCAGGTCCCCTggctcagccctgcccagcactcACTTCTGTAGACTGTGTGCCAGAGTCACCCAGAGGCATGACCACCACTGTTTCTTCACAGGGAACTGCATCGGGAGCAGGAACATGCGGAACTTCATCATGTTCTGCCTCTACACCTCCCTGGCTTGCCTCGACTCCCTGGTGGCAGGCATGGCTTACATTTCTGCGGCACTCTCCATGTCCTTCGCAAGCCCGCTGGCCTTCCTCACCCTTCTGCCTcactccatcagccagttctTCTCAG GAGCTCTCCTCAGCTCTGAGATGTTTGTCATCCTCATGCTCTACCTCTGGCTCGGGATCGGACTGGCCTGCGCCGGCTTCTGCTGCCACCAGATGCTGCTGATCGTACGGGGGCAGACGCGATACCAGGTGCGGAAAGGGGTGGTGGTGAGAGCCCGGCCCTGGAGGGAGAACCTGCGGGAGGTCTTCGGCAAGAGGTGGCTGCTAGGACTTCTCATCCCCGTGCTGAATGTGGGAAGCGACTACCGTAGGCAGAAGGGGAAATAA